GTCGCGAGAGAGCTCCGGCCGGTAGGTGCCACGGTCCGGTGTGGGAGTGGCCGTGGCGCGATTGCGGGACGAGGGTCACCGCACACGACGGCCCGGGGAGTACGTGGCGCACTCCCCGGGCCGTCGTGGTGGTCGCGGTGCCGGGCGGAGGCCGTCCGGCGGTGGTGGCTCAGCCCAGGCCGATGGACGTCCCGGCGAGGAAGTCCTCCAGCTCGGCGACGTAGGCGGTGATGTCGATGCCCTGCTCGGCGAGCCAGGCGTCGGAGTAGTACTTGTCGAGGTAGCGGTCGCCCGGGTCGCAGATGAGCGTGACGACGCTGCCGGCCTGCCCGGCGGCGCGCATCTCGGCGACGATCCGCAGGGCGCTCCACAGCCCGGTGCCGGTGGAGGCGCCGGCCTTCTTGCCGAGCGCGTCCTCGAGGACGCGGACGGCCGCTATCGATGCGGCGTCGGGGACCTTCATCATCCGGTCGACGGCGCCGGGCACGAAGCTGGGTTCCATCCGGGGGCGGCCGATGCCCTCGATCCGGGAGCCGGTGGGGCAGGTGGCCTCGGGGTCGTGGTTGACCCAGCCCTCGAAGAAGCAGGAGTTCTCCGGGTCCGCGACGCAGATCCGGGTGTCGAACTGCATGTAGTGCACGTACCGGGCAATGGTCGCGGAGGTGCCGCCGGTGCCGGCGGTGGCGACGATCCAGGCCGGTTCGGGGTGCGGCTCCAGCCGGAGCTGGGCGAACACGGACTCGGCGATGTTGTTGTTGCCGCGCCAATCGGTGGCGCGCTCGGCGTAGGTGAACTGGTCCATGTAGTGGCCGCCGGTCTCCTCGGCGAGCCGGGTGGACGCGTCGTAGACCTCGCAGGGGTTGTCGACGAGGTGACATCGGCCGCCGTGGAACTCGATGAGCTCGATCTTGGCCCGGCTGGTCGTCCGGGCCATCACCGCGATGAACGGGACGCCGATCAGCTTGGCGAAGTACGCCTCCGAGACGGCCGTGGAGCCGCTGGACGCCTCGATGACCGGCTTGCCGGGTCTGATCCAGCCGTTGCAGAGTCCGTAGAGGAAGAGCGAGCGGGCGAGCCGGTGCTTGAGGCTGCCGGTCGGGTGGGTGGACTCGTCCTTCAGGTAGAGGTCGATGCCCCACTCCTCGGGGAGCGGGAAGCGCAGCAGGTGCGTGTCGGCGGACCGGTTGGCGTCCGCCTGGACCTTCCGCACCGCCTCCTTCAGCCAGGCCCGGTACTCCGGGTCGGAGCGATCCACGTCCACCGTGTGCAGAGCCATCGCGGGCCTCCTTGTCCTGACGACATCACCTCCACCAAGCGTAACAGGCAACTACGATAAGTGACTGTTACGGGATCTCCAGCGAACCCTTATCGGGCGGCACAGCGGTGAGAACGGCGGCACAGGGCGGCGGCCGACGGCGGCGGTGAAGGGCCGTGGTGGAGGGCGGCGGGGCGCCGGGCCCCGCCGCCCGTCCCGGGCGGGCGCTCAGTCCGCGGCGATCGCCCGGAGGACGTCCAGCCGCGCGGCCCGCCCGGCCGGCCGGAGCCCGGCGACGGCGCCCGCCACCAGACCCGCGAGCAGCACCACGGCGAGGCGTCCGGCCGGCAGGGCGAAGGAACCGGTGCCGGCGCTGTCGGAGGCCCGGACCAGCGCCCACCCGAGGAAGGCGCCGAGCCCCAGGCCCCCGACCGTGCCGAACGCGGCGACCAGCACCGACTCCCAGCGGACCATCGACCGCAGCTGCCCCCTGGTCTGCCCGACCGCCCGCAGCAGGCCGAGCTCACGGGTGCGCTCGTGCACGGCCAGCGTCAGCGTGTTGGCGATGCCGAGCAGGGCGATCAGCACGGCCAGCGCCAGCAGGGCGTAGACCACGGACAGCATGGTGTCCACGCCGCCGGCGGCACTGGCCGCGTACTCGTCGCGGTCCTGCACCTGCGGGTTGCCGTAGCCGTCCGCGACGTGCTGGACGGCGGCCTTGAGCTCGGCGAGCGACACGCCGGGCCGCAGGGCGACCGCGACCATGGTGTCGCTGTCCTGGACCCGGTGCGGCGCCCACGCCTGGCGGGTCATCAGGTAGTCGCCCGCCACACCGCCGCCC
The nucleotide sequence above comes from Streptomyces sp. TLI_235. Encoded proteins:
- a CDS encoding cysteine synthase A; translation: MALHTVDVDRSDPEYRAWLKEAVRKVQADANRSADTHLLRFPLPEEWGIDLYLKDESTHPTGSLKHRLARSLFLYGLCNGWIRPGKPVIEASSGSTAVSEAYFAKLIGVPFIAVMARTTSRAKIELIEFHGGRCHLVDNPCEVYDASTRLAEETGGHYMDQFTYAERATDWRGNNNIAESVFAQLRLEPHPEPAWIVATAGTGGTSATIARYVHYMQFDTRICVADPENSCFFEGWVNHDPEATCPTGSRIEGIGRPRMEPSFVPGAVDRMMKVPDAASIAAVRVLEDALGKKAGASTGTGLWSALRIVAEMRAAGQAGSVVTLICDPGDRYLDKYYSDAWLAEQGIDITAYVAELEDFLAGTSIGLG